The Williamsia sp. DF01-3 genome has a window encoding:
- a CDS encoding FadR/GntR family transcriptional regulator has product MRTETTQVPAEAASITRPRRTSELVVERIQELIRSGEWAVGARIPAEPDLVAQLGVGRNTVREAVRALEHSGFLEPRRGDGTYVRSRNLMAAAIGRCVENSEILELLQVRRALEREAARSAASTRNDDDVRELDRLLTEMREAFGAEDLDRYINADIAFHTAIITASGNGLLGELYAGVAEVMARTHATVIAADAQSHPHPTGHAEVVAAIRDRDPVAAEAAVACYLDRSIEVLS; this is encoded by the coding sequence ATGCGAACGGAGACGACACAGGTACCAGCCGAGGCGGCGTCCATCACTCGGCCGAGACGTACAAGTGAACTCGTCGTGGAGCGCATTCAGGAGTTGATCCGGTCGGGTGAGTGGGCCGTCGGCGCGAGGATCCCGGCCGAGCCCGACTTGGTGGCCCAGCTCGGCGTCGGGCGCAACACAGTACGGGAAGCCGTTCGCGCGTTGGAACATTCAGGCTTCCTGGAGCCCCGGCGCGGCGATGGTACATACGTGCGCAGCCGCAATCTCATGGCCGCTGCCATCGGTCGGTGCGTGGAGAACTCCGAGATCCTGGAGCTGCTCCAGGTGCGACGCGCCCTCGAGCGCGAAGCCGCCCGCTCGGCAGCGTCCACCAGGAACGACGATGACGTACGGGAACTCGACCGACTTCTGACCGAGATGCGCGAGGCATTCGGCGCCGAAGACCTCGATCGATACATCAACGCGGACATCGCTTTTCACACCGCCATCATCACGGCCTCGGGCAACGGGCTCCTCGGTGAGCTCTATGCCGGAGTCGCAGAGGTGATGGCACGCACCCACGCGACCGTCATCGCGGCCGACGCCCAATCACACCCGCATCCGACCGGACATGCCGAAGTGGTCGCAGCCATCCGGGATCGCGACCCGGTGGCGGCAGAGGCGGCTGTCGCCTGCTACCTCGACCGCTCGATCGAGGTCCTCTCATGA
- a CDS encoding O-acetyl-ADP-ribose deacetylase — MTIIDVVIGDITTTRADVIVNAANSSLLGGGGVDGAIHRVGGPEILDECRLVRATTLPDGLGVGAAVATTAGRLPARWVIHTVGPRYSARHDRSADLRACYQRSLLLARSLGATSVAFPLISAGAYGWPVADAVSRQVSAIKTAEVNLDLVTLVAFSRAIGQLSRQYVG, encoded by the coding sequence ATGACCATCATCGACGTCGTCATCGGAGACATCACCACCACGCGAGCCGATGTGATCGTCAACGCTGCGAACTCGTCGCTGTTGGGCGGTGGTGGTGTCGACGGCGCAATCCACCGCGTGGGCGGGCCCGAGATACTCGATGAGTGCCGGCTCGTCCGTGCAACAACACTTCCCGACGGCCTCGGTGTGGGAGCCGCGGTGGCCACCACGGCGGGAAGGCTCCCGGCGAGGTGGGTGATTCACACGGTGGGGCCGCGCTACTCGGCGCGTCACGACCGGTCGGCTGACCTGCGGGCGTGTTACCAGCGCAGCCTGCTGCTGGCACGGTCACTGGGGGCGACTTCTGTCGCCTTTCCGTTGATCTCGGCCGGTGCGTACGGGTGGCCCGTCGCCGATGCGGTGTCCCGTCAGGTCTCCGCCATCAAGACCGCCGAAGTGAACCTGGACTTGGTGACTCTCGTGGCCTTCTCGCGCGCAATCGGCCAGTTGAGCAGGCAATATGTCGGCTGA
- a CDS encoding oxygenase MpaB family protein yields MNRYAVRSKTSQLDPEKDFEEINRLLATIEFPWDINQALSFALFRTYAVPSVGQLLFDTGEFTDKVQKRYDDTTLLLDGVLEHGLDSETGRTSIRRINQMHGAYDISNDDMLYVLATFVVTPVRWIEDYGWRQLNHNEVVAATNYYRRLGTLMGIKQIPATYTEFEHFLDDYEQKNFAYNDGARKVADSTLALMTTFPPNDKAPAWLINIFARSLMDDALLDAFGYRHPPRAVRAVSRAALRARGRLVRWFPVRKAPLHARDLPNIRTYPDGYDVTALGTFPRGCPVAHGDSSPVASGQAAADTLAK; encoded by the coding sequence ATGAATCGGTACGCAGTGCGCTCCAAGACCAGCCAGCTCGACCCCGAGAAGGACTTCGAGGAGATCAACCGGCTGCTCGCGACCATCGAGTTCCCCTGGGACATCAACCAGGCACTGAGTTTCGCGCTGTTCCGGACGTACGCGGTGCCGTCCGTGGGCCAACTGTTGTTCGACACCGGAGAGTTCACCGACAAAGTCCAGAAACGCTACGACGACACCACCCTGCTCCTCGACGGTGTGCTCGAACACGGACTCGACAGCGAGACCGGGCGGACGAGCATCCGCCGCATCAATCAGATGCACGGTGCCTACGACATCTCGAACGACGACATGCTCTACGTACTCGCGACATTCGTGGTGACCCCGGTGCGCTGGATCGAGGACTACGGCTGGCGGCAGCTCAATCACAACGAGGTGGTGGCCGCCACCAACTACTATCGCCGTCTCGGAACCCTGATGGGGATCAAGCAGATTCCGGCCACCTACACCGAGTTCGAGCACTTCCTCGACGATTACGAGCAGAAGAACTTCGCCTACAACGACGGTGCGCGCAAGGTCGCCGATTCGACGCTGGCCTTGATGACCACGTTCCCGCCGAACGACAAGGCCCCGGCCTGGTTGATCAACATCTTTGCGCGCTCGTTGATGGACGACGCCCTACTCGACGCATTCGGTTACCGGCATCCGCCACGGGCTGTCCGGGCCGTGTCGCGCGCAGCGCTCCGTGCGCGGGGCAGGCTGGTCCGCTGGTTCCCCGTCCGTAAGGCGCCGTTGCATGCCCGCGACCTCCCGAACATTCGTACCTACCCTGATGGCTACGACGTCACCGCGCTCGGCACATTCCCCCGTGGATGCCCTGTGGCGCACGGCGATTCGTCTCCGGTGGCTTCGGGGCAGGCAGCCGCGGACACCCTCGCCAAGTGA
- a CDS encoding CdaR family transcriptional regulator encodes MPKGRATPAGLAGVSGVQMATSPAGIDTSITSVIDLAHARDHLTLDEAVVTVEWKPTRPSGPLPDLLPILDPVLAKKPVAVLVSPIRPVNPPRQLVARAERAGVCLLWNSALVPHADLVVSFERQLQQSDEVRSETGPRAASVPDDILAAADDLDKLLDRLGRFLGAGLHLSDVAGPTDPDVTSVRLSAASVGGPVLEVRRDKALTPDELLILTTLAPIFRLHARLADTATDEAAAEIARNLKHILGDDLVQRETSLRKSRRLSLFGRHRVVCLGIEPFGISVDLNGLQQLRTAMTPVALRFDPDSITIVNSGTVVVMIRATVDFDALARALYRSVQVPLAVGASEEVDDPRSYPSSFRQAGRAVAVGRRVGAINRVTRYRDLGVLGLLYQLPEHARRSFVAETLGSVAGPTPDGLDQRRILRVLRSTDCNITESARELYIHPNTLRSRIARIEQITGPFMNEPERRLTIFTALSMFSLDNNVEGE; translated from the coding sequence GTCCAGATGGCCACCTCACCCGCCGGAATCGACACCTCGATCACGTCGGTGATCGACCTGGCCCATGCACGGGACCACCTCACGCTCGACGAGGCCGTTGTGACGGTGGAGTGGAAGCCCACCCGGCCCAGCGGCCCACTTCCAGATCTGTTGCCGATCCTGGATCCGGTGCTGGCAAAGAAACCTGTGGCAGTACTGGTCAGCCCCATCCGTCCGGTCAATCCGCCCCGGCAGCTGGTGGCTCGCGCCGAGCGGGCGGGGGTGTGCTTGTTGTGGAACAGCGCACTCGTGCCACATGCCGATCTCGTCGTGTCGTTCGAAAGACAGTTGCAGCAGTCGGACGAGGTTCGTTCCGAGACCGGGCCCCGCGCGGCGTCCGTTCCCGACGACATCCTTGCCGCGGCCGACGACCTCGACAAACTGCTCGACCGTCTGGGCCGGTTCCTCGGCGCCGGCCTACACCTCTCCGACGTCGCGGGCCCCACCGATCCCGACGTCACCTCGGTGCGATTGTCTGCTGCGTCGGTGGGCGGACCCGTACTGGAAGTCCGCCGCGACAAGGCCCTCACGCCAGACGAACTCCTGATCCTGACGACGCTCGCGCCCATCTTTCGCCTGCACGCCAGGCTCGCCGACACAGCCACCGACGAAGCCGCCGCGGAAATCGCCCGCAATCTCAAACACATCCTGGGCGACGACCTTGTGCAACGCGAGACGAGCTTGCGCAAGAGCCGGCGGTTGTCGCTGTTCGGGCGCCATCGCGTCGTCTGTCTGGGCATCGAACCGTTCGGCATCTCGGTGGACTTGAACGGGCTGCAGCAGCTCAGAACCGCGATGACCCCGGTGGCCCTGCGATTCGATCCCGATTCGATCACCATCGTCAACTCTGGCACCGTGGTCGTGATGATCCGTGCGACAGTCGATTTCGATGCCCTGGCCCGTGCGCTGTACCGGTCGGTGCAGGTTCCGCTGGCGGTCGGCGCCAGCGAGGAGGTCGACGATCCTCGCAGCTATCCGAGTTCGTTCCGGCAGGCCGGCCGTGCCGTGGCGGTCGGCAGACGCGTCGGCGCGATCAACCGGGTGACCAGATACCGCGACCTGGGTGTGCTCGGCCTGCTGTACCAACTGCCCGAACACGCCCGCCGCAGTTTTGTCGCCGAGACACTGGGCTCGGTTGCCGGTCCGACACCGGACGGTCTCGATCAACGGCGAATCCTGCGAGTGCTGCGGTCCACCGACTGCAACATCACCGAATCCGCACGGGAGCTGTACATCCACCCCAACACGCTCCGAAGCCGGATTGCCCGAATCGAGCAGATCACCGGGCCGTTCATGAATGAACCGGAGCGGCGGCTGACGATTTTCACGGCGTTGTCGATGTTCTCGCTGGACAACAACGTCGAAGGCGAATAG
- a CDS encoding CynX/NimT family MFS transporter has protein sequence MTGPLTNPGSTAVAVGPPSTSPRRPGRTAAIFAGLAIMVVAANLRPAVVAVAPLVDDIKASEGFSSATAGLLTTLPVLFFGLVSPIAPRLVRRFGIERTVFGAMLLLLSAILLRLVPSVPALFAGSAVAGVAIGICNVVLPALIKRDFAHRSGLMTGLYSMTLSGGAALAAGLTVPIYTAVDDQWRIALASWSLLTVIGLVLWIPQLSRKHRMGARPALTSLWRNKIAWAITIYMGAQSLIFYTFTAWLPEYLIDGGMAKSAAGGLLALAQTVALLMSLLVPIIAGHFRGQRVITLLACVVSAVGFAGLIGTDHWTAFWVICVAAGPGASISLALLFMVLRSSSPAQTGQISGMAQAVGYCLAAAGPLAIGALHDISGSWPLAMGVLSLALIPQALSALLAAKDVKMPA, from the coding sequence ATGACTGGCCCTCTCACGAATCCGGGCAGTACCGCTGTCGCGGTGGGCCCGCCGTCGACGTCCCCGCGACGGCCCGGCCGCACCGCGGCGATCTTTGCCGGCCTGGCGATCATGGTGGTGGCAGCGAACTTACGGCCCGCCGTGGTGGCCGTCGCTCCCCTGGTCGACGACATCAAGGCTTCTGAGGGCTTCAGCAGCGCCACCGCCGGGCTCCTGACCACCCTGCCGGTGTTGTTCTTCGGACTGGTGTCGCCGATCGCGCCGCGACTCGTCCGCCGGTTCGGTATCGAACGCACGGTGTTCGGCGCAATGCTCCTGTTGCTCAGTGCAATACTGCTCCGCCTCGTTCCATCGGTCCCGGCGCTGTTTGCCGGATCCGCTGTGGCCGGCGTCGCGATCGGCATCTGCAACGTGGTGCTGCCGGCATTGATCAAACGGGATTTTGCGCACCGATCAGGTTTGATGACCGGTCTCTACTCGATGACGCTGTCCGGAGGCGCGGCCCTGGCAGCGGGCCTGACGGTTCCCATCTATACGGCCGTCGATGACCAGTGGCGCATCGCCTTGGCATCGTGGTCGCTGCTGACCGTCATCGGGCTCGTCCTGTGGATTCCGCAGCTCTCACGCAAGCACCGGATGGGCGCCCGACCCGCGCTTACTTCGCTGTGGCGCAACAAGATCGCCTGGGCGATCACCATCTACATGGGTGCGCAATCGCTGATCTTCTACACGTTCACCGCGTGGCTTCCCGAGTACCTGATCGATGGGGGCATGGCCAAATCCGCAGCAGGCGGTTTGTTGGCGCTGGCCCAGACCGTCGCGCTGCTCATGTCGCTGCTGGTTCCCATCATCGCCGGGCATTTCCGCGGCCAGCGTGTGATCACCCTGTTGGCGTGCGTGGTGAGTGCAGTCGGATTCGCCGGACTCATCGGTACCGACCACTGGACAGCGTTCTGGGTGATCTGTGTGGCTGCCGGGCCGGGGGCATCGATCAGTTTGGCGCTGTTGTTCATGGTGTTGCGCAGCTCGAGTCCTGCCCAGACCGGGCAGATATCGGGAATGGCACAGGCCGTTGGTTACTGCCTCGCCGCGGCCGGCCCCTTGGCCATCGGCGCCTTGCATGACATCAGCGGTTCATGGCCGCTGGCCATGGGCGTGCTGAGTCTTGCTCTGATTCCTCAGGCGCTGTCAGCTCTCCTCGCCGCAAAAGACGTCAAGATGCCCGCGTGA